Proteins encoded within one genomic window of uncultured Desulfobacter sp.:
- a CDS encoding SWIM zinc finger family protein, which yields MYYGYGKYVSVAEKRAKAEKKLAALKKKNPDIQPVVLEGQALAKTWWGKAWNKNLERYADYANRIGRGRSYVRHGAVLDLKIQPGKVSGLVMGSTSTPYRITVTIKPIPQKQWQHIKNQCRGKMDSIKQLMTGKFPKALESLFTQKGKGLFPSPKEIELDCSCPDWAVMCKHVAAVLYGIGARLDQDPALFFILRKAKVDDLVAETVQESKKDLLNRSGKKSSRIIDEKSQNLSDMFGIDIDMDEAPPLPSAKTKPAGKASVKSHKSREGKSKPGRPKAVRGKSKASTTNKTDSSKIKNAAGIETLFKRRTKRHTTVAEVIEKSDMDPQKVRNILSNLVKKGKLERVSRGIYKWVRPEKH from the coding sequence ATGTATTACGGGTATGGCAAATACGTGAGCGTGGCCGAAAAACGGGCAAAGGCCGAAAAAAAGCTTGCAGCCCTAAAAAAGAAAAACCCTGATATTCAACCCGTGGTCCTTGAGGGTCAGGCACTGGCAAAAACCTGGTGGGGCAAAGCCTGGAACAAAAACCTGGAACGATACGCCGATTATGCCAACCGGATCGGCCGAGGTCGCAGTTATGTCCGGCACGGGGCAGTTCTGGATCTTAAAATTCAGCCCGGCAAGGTCTCAGGCCTGGTCATGGGAAGCACCAGCACCCCCTACCGGATCACCGTCACCATTAAACCTATCCCCCAAAAACAATGGCAGCACATCAAAAATCAGTGCAGGGGAAAAATGGATAGCATCAAGCAACTGATGACCGGCAAGTTTCCCAAGGCCCTTGAAAGCCTGTTTACCCAGAAAGGCAAAGGTCTTTTCCCTTCTCCCAAAGAGATTGAACTGGATTGTTCCTGCCCGGACTGGGCAGTCATGTGCAAACATGTGGCCGCCGTTCTGTACGGGATAGGGGCTCGCCTGGACCAGGATCCGGCCCTGTTCTTTATTTTAAGAAAGGCAAAGGTCGACGACCTGGTGGCCGAAACCGTCCAAGAGAGCAAAAAAGACCTCCTGAACAGGTCCGGGAAAAAATCCTCAAGAATCATTGATGAAAAAAGCCAGAATCTGTCGGATATGTTCGGTATCGACATTGATATGGACGAAGCCCCACCCTTGCCTTCGGCAAAAACCAAGCCTGCCGGTAAAGCATCTGTCAAATCCCACAAATCAAGGGAAGGGAAATCAAAACCAGGTCGGCCAAAGGCGGTAAGGGGCAAGAGCAAGGCCTCCACCACAAACAAAACAGATTCTTCAAAGATCAAAAATGCCGCAGGCATTGAAACCCTGTTTAAGCGACGAACAAAACGCCATACAACGGTTGCCGAAGTCATTGAGAAATCAGACATGGACCCGCAAAAGGTCAGAAATATTCTGTCTAATCTTGTCAAAAAAGGTAAGCTGGAACGGGTATCAAGGGGCATTTACAAATGGGTACGGCCAGAAAAACATTAG
- a CDS encoding YitT family protein, producing MARRKLKEAVKQKLESPGWQKLLRISNQQLAITIGAALNAFAYVLFQMPYNLAAGGVSGLGIIVNHLTGFSPGLFYFTANIPLFVLGFFTLGRWRFIFNSTLAVIVFSGATEYLIVHMPTVFSQFPITENKLLATIYSGLLVGIGTGIIYRFGGTIGGTSIISRIIYNKTGFPMSQSGLYVDVIIIAVAGFVFSWETSLLAFLAILIAGMSADFALEGTSQMRTLMIITKNPEPLRYAIINELKRSVTMWQGKGGYSGEERTLLYLTVLRSRVYDVKFIVNRIDPDAFMVVGVSQQTWGGYTLKKQKDRARTSVHEADR from the coding sequence TTGGCACGAAGAAAACTGAAAGAAGCAGTTAAACAAAAACTTGAATCCCCCGGCTGGCAAAAACTGTTGCGGATTTCCAACCAACAGTTGGCCATTACCATAGGTGCGGCGCTCAACGCCTTTGCCTATGTATTGTTTCAAATGCCCTACAACCTGGCTGCAGGCGGGGTATCCGGATTGGGTATTATTGTAAATCATCTGACCGGATTTTCCCCAGGGTTATTTTATTTTACAGCAAACATCCCATTGTTCGTCCTTGGCTTTTTCACCTTGGGCAGGTGGCGGTTTATATTCAATTCCACATTGGCCGTTATCGTGTTTTCCGGAGCCACGGAATATCTTATTGTTCATATGCCAACGGTGTTTTCTCAATTTCCCATCACAGAGAACAAACTTCTGGCAACCATTTACAGCGGACTGCTCGTTGGTATCGGTACGGGTATTATCTACCGGTTCGGGGGCACCATCGGCGGCACATCCATCATTTCCAGGATCATTTACAATAAAACCGGATTTCCCATGTCCCAGTCCGGTTTGTACGTGGATGTAATCATTATTGCCGTTGCCGGATTTGTATTCAGCTGGGAGACCTCTCTACTGGCTTTTCTTGCGATTCTCATCGCAGGCATGAGCGCAGATTTCGCCCTGGAAGGAACCAGCCAGATGCGCACCCTTATGATTATTACAAAAAATCCCGAACCTCTGCGGTATGCCATTATCAACGAATTGAAGCGCAGTGTAACCATGTGGCAGGGAAAAGGCGGGTATTCCGGAGAAGAACGTACCCTTTTATATCTCACCGTACTGCGTTCCCGGGTGTATGATGTAAAATTCATCGTTAACCGGATCGATCCTGATGCATTCATGGTGGTCGGGGTATCCCAGCAAACCTGGGGCGGATATACCCTGAAAAAACAAAAAGACAGGGCAAGGACTTCAGTCCATGAGGCTGACCGATAG
- a CDS encoding osmoprotectant NAGGN system M42 family peptidase, which produces MINHEVVAAAVRKPPAITGTGSHTIRELIAKHNRRRMAATGGESFIPDDAETLRCLNKEGLNYESVLEKGRTVVVRKTANLHTGGTIHDVTDEISPALKQAAVTVSQALDILNIPYNVTRRGAIRATLSGDGDALDRAVCVHLDTLGAMVSRLKSNGRLAVRPIGTWSSRFAEGARVTVFTQGQKYRGRIIPLKASGHVYGDAVDTQPVSWDQVEVRVDARCHNKADLEDKGFCAGDFIAVDPFPEIDEQEGFINARHLDDKAGAAVLLSVARTIRRSGLKLPVDCHLLFTINEEVGVGATEVLYNDITEMIVIDSAMTAPGQNSTEYDATLVMMDQSGPFDYHLNRKLVRLCRENEIFFKKDLFEFYRSDAASAIEAGSDIRTALVGFGVDASHGYERTNISSLKQVENLILAYVRSNPTFNRDKDKMGSITGFPHQPTRDPINIET; this is translated from the coding sequence GTGATCAATCATGAAGTTGTGGCAGCTGCCGTGCGAAAGCCGCCAGCCATTACCGGTACGGGTAGCCACACCATTCGCGAGCTGATCGCAAAACACAATCGGCGGCGGATGGCGGCCACCGGCGGGGAAAGCTTCATTCCCGATGACGCAGAAACCCTTCGCTGCCTGAACAAAGAGGGCCTGAATTATGAATCTGTCCTTGAGAAGGGCCGCACTGTGGTGGTGCGCAAAACTGCCAACCTCCATACCGGCGGGACCATCCATGATGTGACTGATGAGATATCGCCTGCCTTGAAACAGGCAGCCGTGACCGTAAGCCAGGCATTGGATATCCTAAATATCCCTTATAATGTCACCCGCCGCGGCGCCATCCGGGCCACGCTGTCCGGTGACGGTGATGCCCTGGACCGGGCCGTATGCGTACATCTCGACACCCTGGGTGCCATGGTCAGCCGGTTGAAATCCAACGGGCGGCTGGCTGTAAGGCCCATTGGGACCTGGTCCAGCCGATTTGCCGAAGGGGCCCGGGTGACTGTGTTCACCCAGGGCCAAAAATACAGAGGGCGAATCATTCCTTTGAAGGCTTCCGGCCATGTGTACGGGGATGCCGTGGATACCCAGCCGGTCTCATGGGACCAGGTTGAAGTCCGGGTAGATGCCAGGTGCCATAATAAAGCTGACCTTGAAGACAAAGGATTTTGCGCAGGCGATTTTATTGCCGTGGACCCTTTTCCGGAAATTGATGAGCAGGAAGGCTTTATCAATGCCCGCCATCTGGACGATAAGGCCGGGGCTGCCGTGCTGTTATCCGTAGCCCGGACGATTCGTCGTTCCGGCTTAAAACTGCCTGTGGACTGCCATTTGTTGTTTACCATCAATGAGGAGGTCGGGGTGGGCGCCACGGAAGTTCTCTACAACGATATCACGGAAATGATTGTCATTGATTCAGCCATGACCGCGCCCGGGCAGAATTCCACCGAGTATGACGCCACCCTGGTGATGATGGATCAATCCGGCCCTTTTGACTATCATCTGAACCGGAAACTTGTCCGCTTGTGCCGGGAAAACGAGATATTTTTTAAGAAAGATTTGTTTGAATTTTACCGGTCGGATGCGGCCTCGGCCATTGAAGCGGGCAGCGATATCAGAACAGCGTTGGTGGGATTTGGCGTGGATGCCTCCCATGGGTACGAACGTACAAATATCAGCAGTCTCAAACAGGTGGAAAACCTTATTCTTGCATATGTCCGGAGCAATCCCACCTTTAACCGGGATAAAGACAAAATGGGCTCAATCACCGGCTTTCCCCATCAACCCACCCGTGATCCCATTAATATTGAGACCTGA
- a CDS encoding helix-turn-helix domain-containing protein: protein MDAAKSTLPSFEGNKKIQAAKAFVRDTLSHIYLTGKAGTGKTTFLKSLQDFCPKQFMVAAPTGVAAVNAGGVTLHSFFQIPLGPFLPGQSDRPQDNRRFFRFSKVKKQIINGLDLLVIDEISMVRADLLDALDAVLRRLRRDERPFGGVQLLLIGDLFQLPPVTKPDEWELLSNYYASPYFFSSQALSRSELVTIELETVYRQSDPDFIRLLNAVRENRMDSHCTEILNRQVKPDLPDQGYITLTTHNRKAESINSLKLARLGEKAHTLAAKVTGDFPSHAFPTGEQLTLKPGAQVMFLRNDASPDKNYFNGTIGEVTHVGTDIITVACRGSAGRSAGESASDSKDGPVVEVKPVDWENVTYKVNEEDKTIQQEVVGTFKQFPLKLAWAVTIHKSQGLTFDRAIVDAQNAFAHGQVYVALSRCTGLEGLVLTAPVPPNALGTDPVVVEFMNRTAPPDQDLAGIFRSARAACQQALVLKCFDCSSFRRLFFYFLRLARDNRNVLRIPGLGEPDQLEAGARDQVFQVSDKFKIQLKQLMANEPLPEKSAVIQERVQKASAWFGNTLDQVFGRLLEKGAVDTDNAALAKQVTNALDNLKREVRVKRAGILSCADGFSTTAYLKAVSSQAMADAPGTLSKKSAASSTTDYTELDIAHPDMFQALKEWRTRTAAAQNVKAFQVAHQKVLVQIAVCLPRSPKSLKALKGVGPATVESYGEELLAMVDTYCNEKKIPGDESPEPRPAEQNPKKEQGTGSNKVKDADKAAPQANTRDISLMMFKDGLSVEKIAEERGLAATTIQGHLCSFVAKGELAVDQLVEDKEKQAAIGAVVDSDKNLSQMKEELGDDYSYGEIRAVVAHLEHLESMND from the coding sequence ATGGACGCTGCAAAATCCACATTACCTTCCTTTGAAGGCAACAAGAAGATCCAGGCTGCCAAGGCCTTTGTCAGGGATACCCTATCTCATATCTATCTCACCGGTAAGGCCGGCACTGGTAAAACCACATTCCTGAAATCTTTACAGGATTTTTGCCCCAAGCAGTTTATGGTTGCCGCACCCACAGGCGTTGCCGCCGTAAATGCCGGTGGCGTGACCCTGCACTCTTTTTTTCAAATACCGTTGGGGCCTTTTTTGCCCGGCCAAAGTGACCGGCCCCAAGACAACCGCCGGTTTTTCAGATTCTCTAAGGTAAAAAAACAGATTATCAACGGCCTTGATTTGCTGGTAATTGATGAAATTTCCATGGTCCGGGCGGATCTGCTGGACGCCCTGGATGCGGTATTGCGGCGGCTGCGCCGGGATGAACGGCCTTTTGGCGGGGTTCAACTGCTGCTCATTGGCGACCTGTTCCAGCTGCCACCGGTGACCAAACCTGATGAGTGGGAACTTTTGTCCAACTATTATGCATCCCCCTATTTTTTCTCCAGTCAGGCGTTAAGCCGTTCCGAGTTGGTGACCATAGAGCTTGAGACCGTTTACCGTCAAAGCGACCCTGATTTCATCCGCCTGCTTAATGCCGTACGCGAAAACCGCATGGACAGCCACTGTACTGAAATCCTTAACCGGCAGGTGAAACCTGATCTCCCGGATCAAGGGTATATTACCCTGACCACGCACAATCGTAAAGCCGAATCTATTAATAGCCTGAAACTTGCCCGGCTTGGGGAGAAGGCACACACTCTGGCTGCAAAAGTGACCGGAGATTTTCCATCCCATGCCTTTCCCACAGGCGAACAGCTCACCCTTAAACCCGGTGCCCAGGTGATGTTTCTGCGCAATGACGCCTCCCCGGATAAAAATTATTTCAACGGTACCATCGGTGAGGTTACCCATGTGGGGACCGATATTATAACCGTGGCCTGCCGGGGCAGTGCCGGAAGATCGGCCGGGGAGAGTGCGTCTGATTCCAAGGACGGGCCGGTTGTGGAAGTCAAGCCGGTGGACTGGGAAAATGTCACGTACAAGGTAAACGAGGAAGATAAAACCATCCAGCAGGAGGTGGTGGGGACATTCAAGCAGTTCCCGTTAAAACTTGCCTGGGCGGTCACCATTCACAAAAGCCAGGGCTTAACCTTTGACCGGGCCATTGTGGATGCCCAAAACGCCTTTGCCCACGGTCAGGTCTATGTGGCCTTAAGCCGCTGTACCGGTCTTGAAGGGCTGGTGCTGACTGCGCCTGTGCCGCCCAACGCTTTGGGGACCGACCCGGTGGTAGTGGAGTTCATGAACCGGACGGCGCCGCCGGACCAGGACCTTGCCGGGATTTTCAGATCCGCCCGGGCCGCCTGTCAGCAGGCTCTGGTGCTTAAATGTTTTGACTGTTCATCTTTCAGGCGGTTGTTTTTTTATTTTTTGCGCTTGGCAAGGGACAACCGCAATGTACTGCGTATCCCCGGTCTTGGCGAGCCTGACCAATTGGAAGCCGGTGCCCGGGATCAGGTGTTCCAGGTGAGCGATAAATTTAAGATTCAATTGAAACAGTTGATGGCAAATGAGCCGTTACCGGAGAAAAGTGCTGTTATACAGGAGCGGGTGCAAAAGGCCAGTGCCTGGTTCGGCAATACCCTGGATCAGGTGTTTGGCCGTCTGCTGGAAAAAGGTGCTGTGGATACTGACAATGCAGCTCTGGCCAAGCAGGTGACAAATGCCCTGGATAATTTAAAACGCGAAGTCCGTGTTAAACGGGCCGGGATTTTATCCTGTGCCGACGGCTTTTCCACAACTGCTTATCTTAAGGCCGTATCATCCCAAGCCATGGCGGATGCGCCGGGAACCCTGTCAAAAAAGAGTGCTGCGTCATCCACCACGGATTACACTGAACTTGACATTGCCCATCCCGACATGTTTCAGGCCTTGAAGGAATGGCGAACCCGCACCGCAGCTGCCCAGAATGTCAAAGCGTTCCAGGTGGCCCACCAGAAAGTTCTGGTTCAGATCGCCGTCTGCCTGCCCCGGTCCCCAAAAAGCCTCAAGGCCCTGAAAGGCGTAGGGCCGGCCACCGTAGAAAGCTATGGCGAGGAGCTGCTGGCCATGGTGGATACCTATTGCAATGAAAAGAAAATTCCGGGCGATGAATCCCCAGAGCCGCGTCCCGCAGAACAGAACCCAAAGAAAGAGCAGGGAACCGGCAGCAACAAAGTCAAAGACGCGGATAAGGCCGCCCCCCAAGCCAACACCCGGGACATCAGTTTGATGATGTTTAAAGACGGTCTGTCCGTTGAAAAGATTGCCGAGGAGCGCGGGCTGGCCGCTACCACTATCCAAGGGCACTTATGTTCTTTTGTTGCCAAGGGCGAACTGGCTGTGGACCAGTTGGTGGAAGATAAAGAAAAACAAGCGGCCATTGGGGCCGTCGTGGATTCAGACAAAAATTTGAGCCAGATGAAAGAGGAATTGGGTGACGATTATTCCTACGGTGAAATCAGGGCGGTCGTGGCTCATTTGGAACATCTTGAATCTATGAACGACTAA
- a CDS encoding efflux transporter outer membrane subunit: MNRLSSIRALFVLLVLLSGFGLSGCLTLGPDFEAPVVDVPAAYRFAPDDAGQDQDLKWWELFKDPVLYELVTTALENNQDLKTALSRIEEARFSFGMTRADRFPALNLGGGGFVGNYSGTRSTFTNKNLYISPTLSWELDFWGKFKRATTAAYAQILASAYGAWAVRTSLIADVVSAYYQLLDYRQRLEMSKETLTSRQDGLDIITKRFDKGIIPKIDVNQAQIQLEVAAGAIPSYERLIAKTEHRLKLLMGSLPGAVRTVVALDKEPLPPMIPVGMPASLLARRPEIKSALALVHAANEKIGVAVAQRFPAISLTGVLGLASSEVSDITNHGGIWNLSGSLLGPLFDFNKSKFRVEVAKEQTRQALFNYQEVVLTAFKEVEDALVEVDTYRRESDASQRKVAAAENAYKLSFERYDKGVSSYLEVLDSQRTLFSAQLEYSQNRQLYFNAYVNLYKALGGGWLSKRSDAVENTALPVQ; the protein is encoded by the coding sequence ATGAATAGATTATCTTCAATTCGCGCATTGTTTGTCCTACTGGTCCTTTTGTCTGGATTCGGACTGTCCGGTTGTCTCACCCTAGGACCTGATTTTGAAGCCCCGGTGGTGGATGTACCGGCAGCCTACCGGTTTGCACCGGACGATGCCGGCCAGGATCAGGATTTAAAATGGTGGGAGCTGTTCAAAGATCCCGTGCTCTATGAGCTTGTGACCACAGCACTTGAAAACAACCAGGATCTGAAAACGGCATTAAGCCGGATTGAAGAGGCTCGGTTTTCTTTCGGGATGACCCGGGCCGACAGGTTCCCGGCTCTCAATCTTGGGGGCGGAGGCTTTGTGGGCAACTATTCGGGAACCCGATCTACGTTTACCAATAAGAATTTGTATATATCACCCACATTGTCCTGGGAATTGGATTTCTGGGGGAAATTCAAACGGGCCACAACTGCGGCCTATGCCCAGATTCTGGCGTCAGCCTATGGGGCCTGGGCGGTACGCACCTCGCTTATTGCCGATGTGGTCTCTGCTTATTATCAGCTCCTGGACTATCGTCAGCGTCTGGAGATGTCCAAAGAAACCCTTACCTCACGCCAGGATGGCCTGGACATAATTACCAAACGATTTGACAAGGGAATTATTCCGAAAATTGATGTGAACCAGGCCCAGATTCAGCTGGAAGTGGCCGCAGGTGCCATCCCCTCCTATGAACGCCTGATTGCCAAAACCGAGCATCGATTGAAACTGCTCATGGGGTCTTTGCCCGGGGCGGTGCGAACGGTGGTTGCTTTAGATAAGGAGCCTTTGCCCCCTATGATCCCTGTGGGTATGCCTGCCTCCCTTTTGGCGCGTCGACCTGAGATCAAAAGCGCCCTGGCACTTGTGCATGCAGCTAACGAAAAAATCGGCGTGGCTGTGGCTCAGCGGTTTCCGGCCATCAGTCTGACCGGTGTTCTGGGGCTTGCCTCGTCCGAGGTGTCCGATATCACCAATCACGGCGGGATATGGAACCTGAGCGGCAGCCTTTTGGGGCCCTTATTTGATTTTAATAAAAGTAAGTTCAGAGTAGAGGTGGCCAAAGAGCAGACCCGTCAGGCACTGTTCAACTACCAGGAAGTAGTGCTCACTGCCTTTAAGGAAGTGGAGGATGCCTTGGTGGAAGTGGATACCTACAGAAGAGAAAGTGACGCATCCCAGCGCAAGGTGGCTGCGGCTGAAAATGCGTATAAACTTTCGTTTGAGCGGTATGACAAGGGCGTCAGTTCCTATCTTGAAGTACTGGATTCCCAGCGCACCCTGTTTTCCGCCCAGCTTGAGTATTCCCAGAACCGGCAGCTCTATTTCAATGCTTATGTTAATCTTTATAAAGCCCTGGGCGGGGGGTGGCTTTCCAAGCGGAGTGACGCTGTGGAAAACACAGCTTTGCCTGTACAATGA
- a CDS encoding efflux RND transporter permease subunit: protein MGLFFSAFNKAFDASTNVYTSISKMVARKMILGILFIVAVCCGTGVVGKLLPGGFIPTEDMGYFMVNMQLPDAASLQRSDAVAKQVEKILAKHPEVAYVANATGFSMLSSSMGPNYGFLFVSLKDWDEREKTADDLVNEVNKEFYFGVNQAQVFAFSPPAIPGLGTGSGFTFMLQDRVGNTPAYLGHQATQFIAAAKKRPEIGSIRTTFSPNVPQKLIEVNRDKALKAGVGLNDIYTAIGTFLGGSYVNDFNRFGRLYRAYIQAEPDYRRNAKKLGQFFVKNKAGKTVPLSAFIKVKEVYGPDYTNRFNLMRAAEISGTPAQGYTSVQAMTALEEVGAQVLPDDMTYAWSDMSYQEKAASGTGSMIFIFSLIFVFLILAAQYESWSLPFSILLGTPFALFGALGLVYLARFFDLTYENNVFAQISLVMLIGMAAKNAILIVEFANIKFNEGMSLFDAAIESAKIRFRPILMTAFSFILGILPLVVATGAGALSRKVMGVALLGGMCLATLLGVFLYPMLFVVIGKLCRYEKKRDLANKKA, encoded by the coding sequence TTGGGGCTGTTTTTTTCTGCATTTAATAAAGCCTTTGATGCATCCACCAACGTCTATACCAGTATTTCCAAAATGGTGGCGCGAAAGATGATTCTGGGTATTCTTTTCATTGTTGCCGTGTGCTGCGGAACAGGTGTTGTGGGCAAACTTTTGCCCGGCGGGTTTATCCCCACAGAAGACATGGGATATTTCATGGTGAATATGCAGCTGCCCGATGCCGCGTCACTGCAGCGTTCGGATGCCGTGGCCAAGCAGGTGGAAAAGATTCTCGCCAAACACCCGGAAGTGGCGTATGTGGCCAATGCCACCGGATTTTCCATGCTCTCCTCTTCCATGGGACCCAATTACGGCTTCTTGTTTGTTTCCCTTAAAGACTGGGATGAGCGCGAAAAGACAGCCGACGATCTGGTCAATGAGGTCAATAAAGAGTTTTATTTTGGGGTAAACCAGGCCCAGGTCTTTGCCTTTTCACCACCGGCCATCCCAGGTCTTGGTACGGGCTCGGGCTTTACCTTCATGCTCCAGGACCGTGTGGGCAATACTCCGGCCTATCTGGGGCATCAGGCCACACAGTTTATTGCGGCGGCCAAAAAACGCCCGGAGATCGGGTCGATCCGCACCACATTCAGTCCCAACGTGCCCCAGAAGCTTATTGAAGTGAATCGGGACAAAGCATTGAAGGCCGGTGTCGGTCTTAATGACATTTACACGGCCATCGGCACGTTTTTAGGCGGTTCCTATGTCAACGACTTCAACCGCTTTGGGCGTTTATACCGGGCCTATATCCAGGCAGAACCCGACTATCGGCGCAACGCCAAAAAACTGGGCCAGTTTTTCGTGAAAAACAAGGCCGGCAAAACCGTACCGTTGTCTGCATTTATTAAAGTAAAAGAGGTATACGGCCCTGATTACACCAATCGGTTCAACCTGATGCGGGCCGCAGAAATATCCGGGACCCCTGCCCAGGGATATACATCGGTCCAGGCTATGACGGCCCTGGAAGAGGTGGGTGCCCAAGTGCTGCCTGATGACATGACCTATGCCTGGAGTGATATGTCCTACCAGGAAAAGGCAGCTTCCGGTACCGGGTCCATGATCTTTATCTTTTCACTTATTTTTGTATTCCTGATCCTGGCCGCCCAATATGAAAGCTGGTCTCTGCCCTTCAGCATTCTATTGGGAACACCCTTTGCTTTGTTCGGGGCATTAGGTCTTGTTTATTTGGCACGGTTTTTTGATCTGACCTATGAAAACAACGTATTTGCCCAGATTTCTCTTGTGATGCTTATTGGTATGGCTGCCAAAAATGCCATTTTGATTGTGGAGTTTGCCAATATCAAATTCAACGAGGGAATGAGCCTGTTTGATGCGGCCATTGAGTCGGCAAAAATACGGTTCCGCCCCATTCTAATGACGGCATTTTCTTTTATTCTTGGGATTTTACCCCTGGTGGTGGCCACGGGCGCCGGTGCTTTGTCGCGTAAAGTCATGGGCGTGGCGCTTTTAGGCGGCATGTGTCTGGCCACGCTGCTCGGGGTCTTTTTATATCCCATGCTTTTCGTGGTGATCGGCAAATTGTGCCGGTATGAGAAAAAACGGGATTTGGCCAATAAGAAGGCGTAA
- a CDS encoding efflux RND transporter permease subunit, which produces MGAFFVRRPVVAMVIAIVTIILGVLSAMQLPMEQYPNITPPIVQVRASYTGANAINVEASVATPLEQQINGVDNMIYMKSVNANDGTMTINVSFDIGTDPDMNTVFVQNRVSAATAKLPEEVKRLGVSTQKSLPNILMLVALNNYALINIKDSLARLKGIGRVDVLGGSDYSMRIWIKPDRLAQLDMTVSEITSAIKAQNIIVPGGKFGAEPAPKGTEFTYTVRLPDRLASKEAFGDIVIRTTDTGAQVKIRDVARVELGVESYNVFSRMNGKPCSIIALYQAPGSNAVNLAKEIRSVMSQLSKSFPKGMQYDVSLDATLPITKGINEIIETLVIALALVVFVVFIFIQDWRATLIPTIAIPVSLLGAFGAVFFCI; this is translated from the coding sequence ATGGGCGCTTTTTTTGTCCGGCGACCTGTTGTCGCCATGGTTATTGCGATTGTGACGATCATCCTGGGTGTTTTGTCCGCGATGCAGCTGCCCATGGAGCAGTATCCCAATATTACCCCGCCCATCGTTCAGGTGCGGGCTAGCTATACCGGTGCCAATGCAATCAATGTGGAAGCCTCGGTGGCTACTCCGCTTGAACAGCAGATCAACGGCGTTGACAACATGATTTACATGAAGTCGGTAAATGCCAATGACGGCACCATGACCATTAACGTCTCTTTTGACATCGGTACTGATCCGGATATGAACACCGTATTTGTGCAGAATCGTGTGTCGGCCGCTACAGCCAAACTTCCCGAGGAGGTAAAGCGACTCGGGGTTTCCACGCAAAAATCTTTGCCCAACATCCTGATGCTGGTGGCACTCAACAACTATGCCCTGATCAATATAAAAGATTCTCTGGCCCGATTGAAAGGCATCGGCCGCGTGGATGTTTTGGGGGGTTCAGACTACTCCATGCGTATTTGGATCAAGCCGGATCGCCTGGCTCAGCTTGATATGACCGTGTCTGAAATCACCAGTGCCATCAAGGCCCAGAATATTATTGTTCCGGGCGGCAAGTTCGGGGCGGAACCCGCGCCTAAAGGAACAGAATTTACCTACACCGTCCGGCTACCTGACCGCCTGGCGTCCAAAGAGGCCTTTGGTGATATCGTGATCCGCACCACAGACACCGGGGCGCAGGTTAAGATTAGGGATGTGGCCCGGGTGGAGCTGGGTGTGGAGTCCTATAATGTCTTTTCTCGTATGAACGGCAAACCCTGTTCCATTATTGCCCTGTACCAGGCGCCGGGATCCAATGCCGTAAACCTGGCCAAGGAAATCCGGTCCGTGATGTCCCAGTTGTCCAAATCCTTTCCCAAGGGCATGCAGTATGATGTCTCTTTGGATGCCACGCTACCCATCACCAAAGGCATTAACGAAATTATTGAAACCCTTGTGATTGCCCTGGCTTTGGTGGTTTTTGTGGTGTTTATTTTTATCCAGGATTGGCGGGCCACCCTGATCCCCACCATAGCTATTCCGGTCTCTCTGCTTGGGGCCTTTGGGGCTGTTTTTTTCTGCATTTAA